The Coffea eugenioides isolate CCC68of unplaced genomic scaffold, Ceug_1.0 ScVebR1_499;HRSCAF=1187, whole genome shotgun sequence genome has a segment encoding these proteins:
- the LOC113758419 gene encoding protein STRICTOSIDINE SYNTHASE-LIKE 6-like, translating to MAESTRIPSPSSSGGTSGERTKKSWWPFAFLASVLPVVVGVLVYQLDSFDPAPYPAHELTQKKPLIVPKSNPRMLKGAGIIGVGKLLGPEDIAYDPKSGVIYTGCEDGWIK from the coding sequence ATGGCCGAATCAACTCGCATCCCATCTCCCTCATCGTCAGGCGGAACTTCCGGTGAAAGAACCAAAAAGAGCTGGTGGCCCTTTGCTTTTCTCGCATCAGTTCTACCAGTTGTTGTAGGAGTTTTAGTCTACCAACTTGACTCCTTCGACCCTGCTCCTTACCCAGCCCACGAGTTGACTCAGAAGAAACCCCTGATAGTGCCTAAGAGCAACCCTCGCATGCTTAAAGGAGCAGGGATTATTGGGGTCGGAAAACTGCTAGGGCCTGAAGACATAGCTTACGATCCGAAGTCCGGAGTTATCTATACTGGTTGTGAGGATGGATGGATAAAGTGA